The genomic interval taatattaaaaaaaactttctggtAACATTCTTTACATAGCACAGgtattagttttgtttatttaacaagGATGTTATTACTAATactatgttttgttattttaggaTTTTCATTAAGCAGACTCATTCCCTTTCTACAAATGAAAAAACCAAGTCAGTCATCTAAAATCTCAATTTCAAATCAAGAGGATTTAGTcttctgttttcattaaaatggaatttatGGTGGTGTTCAAATGGGTTAGACTGGACACAAAATGacaaaagtagatttttttctcaaaaatttctGCAGAATGCCTAGGAAATTCTCAGATCTGTAGAagtttattttacattctttgcATGTTCATTGTGTTAAATTTGTAATATAAATTAGTGGCAAAACTCTTGCTGTTTGGCTTCTCTTACTAGGTTGAAAAGTTGTTTTATTTACCAATGATGCAGGTTTAAGCAAAGTTGAGAATTAATTACAGTAGTGAACTGGCCTTCTGGACCCCCTTCATTACTCTAGGTCACAGACTATTAATTATAACAATGTGTAGGGTGTCTGTTTTGAGATCTTAATTCCAAGCTTCCTTACTCTTTCTTTATATTGCTACTTGGCTTTTCAAGGAGTTTATTCCTTTGAAGCAACCTTTAACAAGGCAAATTGTAGCTGCAGAAGGATTCTGCTTTGAAAGCACATTAaggaaatcaatattttttaaacaccttgATTAAACTATCCTATCCTTGTCACTTGATAGAAGACAGCTCAGTATTGTAAAGAAAACAGTAAGGGTACATCTTCTCTTTTTGTGCTGTCAGTTTTTTCATGTGATCATTTTTCCAGTTTCACAAATGACTACAACAGTtgccatttctaggaatttagtATGTTTTTAGCTGAAACAGTAACTTTTCCTTTAATGCTTGCTTTTAAGACAAGCCTTTCAAAACTGGAATAAATTGTTTTATCTTTGGTTAAATtaccatccccccccaccccaacttccACAGAAATGTCAAAGCCTCTGAGAGGTAGGGCCaattacttttgttttcatcAGTACTACTCCTTCAATTGGTTCAACTCCTTCCCTATTTTGCACCAGGGTTACAATCTTGTGGCCAAATGAATTTATTGTTCCTAACAAGCTCCAAAgtctcagctataaaaaggagcCATATATTAACCTCGAATATTGTATGAAATGACCTTGCAGCAGACTCTCCTTTGAgaagtaataaaacattttatgtattaatttgaaaaaaataaaacagttcatTCAACCAGGTGCATTTTgttcatatttccattttcaaaatccTTTTTCCTCTACTGTTCAGTCAACTCTGGTTAATATCAAGgacaaagaaaatttacaaagcattttccttATATGCTATGTAAGCATAACCAAGGACTTGAATTTTGAGATATTGTCTACTTGATAATGGGTACCAATGTCAAATAATAGAACAGTTAATAAAAACGGCTAAATATTAACATTCACAGATTAAAAGTTCTATGGCAATCAAACTTTTCTTTGGACTTTCTTCAGGAACTAAGATTGGGTATAACCATAAATTAAAgaaacttttaagtatttttatcattcatataaataaacagcaagaaaaaaatcttttgaagtaaaaattggtttaaaaaaagtgattaaaaatagaaaagcaggaATGTTAATATATTTGATTTCACTTACCTTGCAAGTTTTCTTCTATCCCGTTAGAACCACTGACTATTACAAAAGTGCCATATATTATATCATACTGTATTAGAATATGCTAATACAGATATCCTGTAACAAAGACCTGGAGAAAAACAAGTGCCTTAGGCAAGAATGATGTTAATTTCTGTCTTGTAAAACACTCTGGAGATAGATAGGCAGTCCAAATCAGTAATGGTAGCACTTCAACAAAACTGTATGGCAACCTAGGATCATTCTGTGTGGGTCTCTTCCACAATAGAGTACTGCCTCTTCTGTAGAGTCTAAGATGGCTCACAATCATATCCACTTCTAAGCAAAAGGATcgaaaaaaggcaaaacaaacaaaaaaaatggtcacACTGTTTTAAAGGACACATTATCATTTCCCTCACATTTCACCAGCCAGAACAGTCATACTTGCAAGGGAGACAAGGATGTAGTCTTTATTCTGGTGTGCATATGCCTAGCTGAAAATCAAAGGTTTTATGACTatgtgaaaaggaaagaatggataTTGGGGGGAAACTGGTGTTCTCTGCACAGATTTCATTTTGATATTTACATAATGAGAAATTTAAACCTGAAAAACATTTTACTGGAAATAATATGCCAGGATTTGCTAACTAACAAATACCATtattctgggttttcttttctaaaggattccttcattcactcactaAAAGCAATGAAGTACACAGCTATCTGAGTTTCCAAGGTACGTTTTATTGGTATAAAACCAAAATAAGGTGATGTAATTGTCTCATCTGCCAATTAGTTATATAGAAGTAggtgaaaaaaagaattttctgttGCAATTTCTTTattgagggaaaaggaaaatatttttcctcataaGGTAATAAAATACTGATTAGTCTTGGCAATTTATTTGACTAAGCAACTTTAGAGTAAgtactaaaacaaaaatagttcTTTAACATTTACCAATAAGTAAAAAgtcagtaatttgttacagcttctgaaaaaaatggtaaaattgtaaagcagagaaaaatttcCCAAGCCAtctgtgtatttttctcctttattaagGGAGAAAAGTATCTTCAtgattctgctgaaagatcatctaaCATTGCAGAGGTAGTCATGGAATGTCTTAAATCTCCTTTCTGTTGACGAATCCTTTTTCAGTCTTCCTATGCAGGAGACTATTTAAAGTCCTATCACACAGCAGCTACATAATCTGGTGCAGTATAGCCATAATTGGTTCACTTGTGCCTGATGCAAAAGCTCTCAACTCCCGGTCTTGCATTACATTATGTACAAACTTGTCCTTCatctaatatattaaaaactaccAAATAATCTTTAGAGTGTCAAAGCTACAAAACAGATACAtacaaagttttttgtttgtaatATACATATCCCaagtttccattttctggaaaaggcagagccTGAAAGTTATACATTGTGAAAGCCACTTTATAGGTGGCTTTATTTAGATGACCCAAGATGAATTAGTGCCATTATTGTTGTATAGCTGTGAAATAGATCATCATCCTTTACCTCATTACATTTCTTCAATATAAAGTTTCCAGTGACTATGCGATCACATccaatttctccatttccaaagAAGCCAAATAAAGGAACACTAGGAAAAAACTTTCTAAATGCATCAGCCTCCACATTCCCCTTGGCTCTATAATACTGAAAGCCCCTGCCAACACACGCAAACATGAAGCCAATGGTATTCTGCTCTGGGATGTTGGCTGCTTTGAGGCGCTGCATCGCAGCCTCAGCAGTCTTCTCGTCATTGACATCCTCATTGAGAAGCACTGTGGCACTCTGGATACGGTGTCCACTAAATGATAGTCCAACCACACCGGTGGCATCAATATCCAGAGGGTTcctagaaaattaaattagaaaagtgGCAATATATCATGAAACACCATTCAAATTTacagtataaaagaaaaatcatcctGATTCACTGGTTGGGAAGTGCTGCCTTAGTCTACAGTTAGTCTGAGGCTCTCTCTTCCTGATCAGAGGACTGTAATAAGGGTTAAAAATTAAACTactgaaattaatatattaaaagaatgcAGAAGGCAGATCTACAGAGAAGAAAGCAACCATTTCCTCAGTCACAGATACAAAGGAACAAATGCATCATCTCCACAAAGATTTCTAAAATCCAACCAGAGTTTTAGAAGGGTACAGAGTATTCTTACCTTTCTCACTTCCCTGAAAAAGGaatcttacaattttattcatatatactaTGATATGTATTAAAGCTTTTGgtattatttaacctctttggtATCTTTTCTCCCCTACCTCAGCTGTCAAATTCTAAAAGAGGTGTATTAAATATTCAATTATGGAGGATAATTTTATTAAGAACCCATAATTCCAGAAGTTTTAAGCTCTATGCTGTTTGGTCCATAAAGGAATAGATTATATTGTGTCTTATTTATTGCTTTGACCTGAAAATTTAGCTTAATCTGCAGGTAaaatcatacattttctttttgtttctatttgcctggtatttttttaaatgaaatattttatggttactaaagaaaataaaaataaaatgccaataaAGTTGTAAAGCATAATATAGTGAACACCCATTGGGGGAAAACTAAGTAAGTACCTTACATTTCTAACATTTCTATCAGGTGTACCAACATCTGAGTCTACGAAATGGGCAGGATTCACTGGATTAACAAGAAACTAAGACTTAAAAAGCTTAAGCACTAAGTGACTTAAGGCTAACTAGTGGCAAAACTAGTTTCTGAGGGGCAGAATCCATCTTCTGAAGTCCACTGCTGTTCCTTTAACCTTATAACATTTCCTTTTGGTATACAACTGCAACAAGAGTCTCCTGCCTAAAAGAATTATTCACCTTTTTTTGGAGGGAGCGGGGCTCCTATCTGGACACCATTAACATGGAGTATTGATTCACTCAATGGCTTCCCTTACTCCATGACACAGTGTAAAGACCACATTAAAATtaatgtgttgggcttccctggtggcgcagtggttgcgtgtccacctgccgatgcaggggaaccgggttcgcgccccggtccgggaggatcccacatgccgcggagcggctgggcccgtgagccatggccgctgagcctgcgtgtccggagcccgtgctccgcaacgggagaggccacagcagtgagaggcccgcgtaccgcaaaaaaaaaaaaaaattgtgtcatgTAAGAGGTAATGATTGTTGAGGGTATATTTTCCATATTAGGTATAAAGAGTAGATTATATACAGACAGCCACGCTAACAGGCTAGCACCTCAGATGTTATATGTCTGAGTGAGTTGCATTTCAAAGATCAACTGTATGTCAAATCGCCATTGCCCTATCTGTATATAATTTCAAAGTAAAAGCAAAGACAATAAGGAAAATTAGGCAAAAGGAGAAATAACCCACAGATAGCTAACAAGAATCAGGTATAATTATGCATGAAATCCAGTGCTTAGAGTTCAGTGCAGTtggctttcctcccttcttcctcaggTCCCAGGGAACTCAACTTAGCTATCTGCTTTCCCTGGTCCATCAGTGCTGACTACCAGGAGGGAGATTATGACTGGGATGATTTAAGCTGCTCTTAATGATACTGATCTCTAACAGTGTGTTCTCCATGTCACCACTCTAGGATCCAAATACTAAACACAAATACAGAGAGAAACAATAGTGCTTGCAGGAAACATCTGGAGGATGGGGCAAGGGGGGgtctcattttcttgcttttggaaACAGCTGATATTTATGTCCAGTTAATTAGCTCAAACTCAAAATACTACATACTTTCATTGGAAATGGAAAAGTAGTAATAGTTCAAGATAGAAgagcaaatattttttatctttgaaaacAAAAGCCCTAATAATGAAAGATGCATCATTTTTGAGCTTGAAAAAGCCTTTCAAAAGATCTAGTACAGTATTTCCAAAAATGTGTGCCAAGTAATATtgctatatgtggaatctaaaaaaatggtacaaatgaacttatgtacaaaacagaaatagagccacagatgtagaaaacaaacttacggttaccaagggggaagcggggggcggggggagggataaattgggagattggaactgacatatacacaggatgtagaaaacaacttatggttatcagggggaaaggaagggagggatatattgggagattggaattgacatatacacactactatatataaaatagatacctaataaggacctactgtttagcacaaggaactctactcaatactctgtaatgacctatatgggaaaagaatctaaaaaagagtaggtatatgtataactgattcactttgctctatagcagaaattaacgcaacattctaaatcaattatactccaataaagatgttaaaaaaaaaagatctagtaCAGTATTTCCAAAAATGTGCCAAGTAATACCAGTCAGCCTGCAAGATGCTCCATGAACAAAGGGTTTTGTGGCCAAATAGATTTAAGAAGGGCCACAGGTAATAATATTATTCCCCCTCCCTCTAAAAGATCCAAAGTACTGAGCACAGTAttagaggctctgagaagtttTACCATAAAGATGTACTGCTGAACCACGCATTTCCTTTAGAGGAGGAAAACAGAACCAGAGAGGAAGTGACATACATATGAACCATAAGAAGTCCCCTACGTACGaacaagtcccctacatacgaacaagttccgttccgagagcatgtccttaagtccaatttgttcgttaagtccaacaaagttagccgaGGTACCCacctaacacaatcggctatatagtactatactgtaataggtttataatacttttcacacaaataatacataaaaaacaaacaaaaaataaaacatttctaatcttacagtacagtaccttgaaaagtacagtagtacagtacaacagctggcatacaggggctggaaTCGAGTGAACACGCAAAGAGTTACTGAccggaggaggtgggagatggtagagctgaaggatcgtcagcaataggagacagagggcaagctgcaatttcactcacgcctgacgctgatggcacaggttctggttccttgctggattcaattctatctaccgtCTTGAAaaagtgatgtctgggtagtagctctttttttctagtcacagatgacacggtagcactggatggcattctgaacggctgctgcaacctttgtgtaccgttttacgttcgggtcctgtgcctcaaaaagttaacagtgcctcctcaaataaggaagatccccttgccatttcctgtgccgtgaaatctcttcggttcttcagttacttcttcttcctcttgtttttctgtgtcctttctgtgggcctccaattccatcaggtcttcattagtaagctcctcatgttgcacagcaaggagttcaatgaagtcgtcctcttgcagacCTAGCTCCAGTTTCtcgctgagggtcactaagttgctgaagacctctttggactcctcatccacccTCTCAAATCCACAAAAGTCATGAACAAACTGcgggcaaaggttcttccaaaccccattcatggtgacAGCTGTAAACTCACGCCAAGCGAAGTCTatgttttttatggccttgtagatgttatagtccttccaaaattgtcacaaggttgttcctgatttgtcacttgcctttactgcctgacgaaaagtgtgacataaataatatttcttgaaagtcatTATAGCTCCCTGGTCCGTAAGTTGGATGAGAGACATTGTATTCAGTGGCAGATGCACTACTCTGACGTGGGATGAAAGCCATCTGTGAATGGGGGAGTGGCCCAGAGCACTGTCAAGCAGCAAAGGAATGCTGAATGGGACGTCCTTCTCCAAGCAGTATTTCTCTACCTTCGGGATAAAGTGGTGGAcaaaccagtcctggaaaatggcctgtgtaacccaggctttggggttactcttccacacaacaggaagagagcccccggctatgtttttaagggctcttgggttctctgaatgataaactaagagaggcttcagcttcatatcgCTGGAAGCActgccaccaaacaacagagttagcctatgCTTTGCTGCTTTAGagcctggcatcaacttttcctccttactgatgtaacttcggtctggcatcctcttccagtatagtctcatccacattaaaaacctgctcaggtagggcttccctggtggcgcagtggttgagagtccgcctgctgatgcaggggacacgggttcgtgccccggtccgggaagatcccacatgccgcggagcggctgggcctgtaagccatggccgctgagcctgcgcgtctggagcctgtgctccgcaacgggagaggccacaacagtgagaggcacgcgtaccgcaaaaaaaaaaaaaaaacaggtaaatacGTGCCTCCATCAGTAATTTCTCgaagcatttcaggaaattcccGGGCAGCTACCATATCTGCACTCGATACCTCACCACTTTTACATCATGAAGGATGACTCTAGTCTTGAACCAATGAAGCCAGCcgtggctggcattaaaagatgtgtcctctgattctttgccatatttcttcttcaagtcttcataaaggctcttagctttctcttgaatcagcattaagctgagcggGACGACACTGAGgctgatcctgcatccacacactgagaagcttctccatctcctccatcacttttccacacTTCTTCAATAATATTGTCAACACCACCAGCCCAGCCGACTTCACATgttcttgtccttgttctttagaacCGTGCCAATGGTTGAACGATTCACGTTATAATAATGAGCGACGTCTACCATCTTTTTGCCTCGCTCCACTCTCTCAGTTCTTTTCGCTTGGCGTTTCTTAGCAGTatcagctacatcaccgctgcttttatgcgtgcttccggacatcctgggctttaaataaagatactgtactactgtactctatacagtactgtacagtacacAAAAGCATAACCACCTGTAGAGCatgcacgcatgtgacaatgtatgccagtcACGTGAACTAatttacatgattggacatgcaaacgcaCAAAAgttttgcaacttgaaggttcgttatgtaggggacttactgtattgcaGTTACAGAGTAGAGAGCTGTCAAGGGAGCTCAGTAGACAATGCTGAAAGTCAATTTTGAGGAGAGTATAAGTCCAACTAAGTTCTTAAAGGATAACATATATAAATTTCATTCTTCAAAGATAAGCAGAATTACGTTGTGTGAGCCCCTCAACCTATGTCTATTGCAAAATGGAATGAACTATTAGCAATTCTTTAAGCATGTTTCTTAAAAACCCAAAGTAATATAAAGCTGAGAACATTTCCCATGATGTGCAGAAGCAATCAGAAGCACATCAGACATACTTTTCAGAGGTCAGTGATGCCAGGTTGTCCACCTGGCCTCCAGCCAAGATGACATTCATATCACTGAAAGTGCTGACTACACGCTGCAGATAATTACTGGCTCCCACTTTACAGCAATTATAGCCAAATACAAGGACCACACGAAGCTCAGGGTTATCTAAAAGACCtgcagagaaatgagagaaacaaTTAAAGatagccttaaaaagaaatccttaaaaaggaattcttcattttattattttgcaaaatgaaatgtTACTGCTAATGTCCTGTATGCCTAGTTAAGTGCAATTTACTGTTTAAGCTGTCAagtcctccattttttttttgcaaactttAACATTACTCAAAATCTTTGCtataattaatttttcatcattaagaaaactaaatggctatttgaaaataatacaatcaACAACACAAATAAGGAAGCAGCTATGTAACTGAGCAGCACCCTTGGTGGACCCTGGCACAAGCCATTCCACACGGCCACCACCTGGAATGGAAGGGAACACTCGTTTACAAAGGACAGAGTTAGATGCAGTGGGAATTTAAACATCCAGAGAAAATGGACAGAAACAGCACTAACCacctgtagtgggttgaatgtgGTCTCCCAAAGACATATCCACACCAAATCCCTGGAAAGAAGAATGTGACctaacttggaaaagaaaaagggtctttgcagatgtaattaaatcttgagatgagatcatctggATTATCCATAGGCCCTAAATACTATacaagtatccttataagaaaaatagaaacagacagaAGAGGCAATGTGACCACAGAAGCAGAAACTGGAATGATGCAGCCATAAGGAATGTCCATGGCATCAGAAGGTGGAAGAGACAAGAGATTCACCCCTAGAGCATCCAGAGGGAATGCAGCTGCATCAACACCCTGATTCCAAACTTCTGGCCTTCTGTACTGTGATagaataaatgttgttttaagccactaaagtttgtgctaatttgttacagcagcctcgggaaactaatacaccattaaAATACAGGCCTTATCCATATATTCCAGGAAAGGGAGTGGGAGTGAAGGTGGTTTAACCATTGGAAACTCATtccaaagcagaaaaatattcaATTCTGCAGCATATGGATGAAAAGCAGCTACCACTAGAGGGCAGCATAGTCTATCAGGAGGCAGGCAGTACTCATGCTCTCCCCTACAAGCTCCCAGGCTTTCACATGTGCCTCTTTCACCTTGTTTATACACTAACAACTTGAAATTTGCCAAAGAGGTGACTCTgggacacaaaaaagaaaaaaaatcaaacacctGACCCACATTTGAGTTTCCACTGACTCAGCAACATGACTTCCATCTTCACAGACGTAAAGGTAAATAAAGGTTGCCAGAAATAAGGCTCACTTAATTAAGGaaatggggtggggtggaggtgaagGACCAGTTCCTAACACCAAATAATGATTTATCTAGGGAGACTGCCTCTGGTCCATTTCTAACTCTCTATACAGTACATCACTGATTTGGAGAGTAAGAAGGATATTAGTACAAACCAGTACTTTCAAGATACCATATACCCCAAACCATTACTAAAAGGTCTTTTTCTCCACACAGACCAGCCCAGCAAATTTTcagagaatgtttttttttttttagaatgaattTTCAGAGTCGGAAGAGGCCTGTGGGATCAACAGTTTATGCTTATTTTACAAAGAAGGGCTGCTAATCCTAGAAAAGTGGCTGGCCCAGGACAGCATCTTGGCAGACTCTAGACACACATCTCCTGACtctcatttttaagttttagaaacCTAAAAACTTCTAGATCTCTCCCTTTCCTGATTTCTAAGCTCTAGGCCCTCTTTTACAATTGCCTACTAAAATTTTCATCTGAATGTTCTATAGGCACCGCCCTTATTAATCCAACGCACACCAGAGTGCTTTCAACATCCTCCTCCAGTGGTCTTGTTCTACAGggggaccacacacacacaaatctagaAACTAGATTCACTTCCCCTCACCCAACTTAGAGAACAAATCTGCCTTAGCCCAGGCTGGCTGCCTGACAGAGCAGACAGGTCTGTATCATGAACCAGAAGGAAGGTACAATTCAAACTCCTTGCCACTAAAAATTGAGGCCTAAGATACACGAGCCTGAAAAGACGACTACCCAGCTCATTCTGAGGGAAATCCTGGCACTGCCTTCAGTCCTGCCTCTGTGGGGAAACAGGAGGGCCCTGTGCTCAGTACCAGTATCTGAGGACTTTCAACTTCAAGAAAGCACGCTAGCCGTACTCTCAGCTCTGATGTTTGTTGGGCGGATGACGTACTCAACCAGCCCAACTATAAAAGGTGCAAGTTCCAGTTCACTGTTCCCTGAAATCCAGCATAAGATCTAAGTCACAGCAGACTGAGTGGCTGAAGAGCACGTGGGCCATCCATTCCTTTGGCAGCTCTTAACATTTTTAGATTTCGCAGAGAGCTCAGTAACCAGACCTCATTGGTTTGGATCCTacaactgcttttattttaaggAGTCATAGTTGGGGTGATGCCATTGGTGTTCATAGAGTGACATGGCGTAAGAAACAGCTTGAAAAACAAGCTATTTATTATAAGGGCATATGGATCCACTAGAATTTATCTCAGTTCTCAGAAAACTGGGAAGAGTTAATGCTTCTTCTGCCCCAGCTCAGCCAAACCTGTGGCCCACATCTAGCAAATGATGATGGTCTGTATCTCATGTACTACCCTCCATCCTGGCTACACTATATTCCTCCTACACATGTCCCTCAACTCAGAATTCCTCCACTGATAGTCTATGTATCTTTGTATGCTGccttaaattcattttcaaataaggtaGAATATAAATTCATTATAGCTATGCTCAAGCTGGaaggttaaaaggaaaaaagtcaaatCTAGACACCAAGAGCAGCATCAGATTCAGGAAAGCCAGCTATGAAGAACTAGTCCAAAGATTGGCCAGGACTGCTTGAAAAGGCTTTAGGTCTGCGTGTTCAGATTTCTACTCTTTTTAGGGAAGCCTCTCTGAAGACAGCTGTTTTATGGCCTGTTTGAAAGTGATGTAATCTAAATGCATGTAGAAAACCTACGTGAAAGATAATGTCTACTTGAAATGAGAGGCTAATACCATGAACAATTCATAGACAGAAGCTGTGTTCTCTCTTCCTCACAGCCTTAGTTTTACCATCACTTCCTTCCCTGTATCTTTATACCCATCTTTTTTACACTAAACATGTATAAATATGAAGTCAGCATATTAGGACATGACTTTTGGAGTCAGACCTGGGTCAGAACTCAGGCTCAACCCCTTGCAGCCATCTGACTGAGCAATTTACTCGACTTCTCCAAGTGCAGCTTCCTCCTCTAAAACTGGGGCAGGAGCAAGTCTCAAGAGtggttgtgatgattaaatacgATAATGTCATAAAGAAGCATCCAACCCTGCCCAGTGCCTGGCCCCCAGTAAGGGTTCAATAGAGGAGAGCTATCAAAACATGTTCTGGCTAAACTGAGGGCCCCAACCACGAGTTACACAAGTTATCAAATAATGAAATGACACTCAAGACGCTATTTCCCCTTGAATCAAATGAATCTGAAGTAAACATCATATTTAAAGGGAGAACAAAGAAGCCATGCAGCCTATCCTCCAAACCAGCTAGGGGTCACCTGTGCTGCCCTGGCTTTCACATAGTTGTCATGCTTTTTTGAGATGCACCTTATCCAAAAATCTCTCTGATGTCGTTCAATGAGAAGCCGTGTCACTTTACGTACATGGTAGGGGATTATAAAAAAGAGAAGCgtagggcttgcctggtggcacagtggttgagagtccgtccacctgccgatgcaggggacacgagttcgtgccccagtccgggaagaccccacatgccgcggagcggctgggcccgtgagccatggccgctgagcctgcgcgtcctgagcctgtgctccgcaacgggagaggccacaacggtgagaggcccgcgtaccgcaaaaaaaaaaaaaaaaaagagaagcgcCACACCAGTCAGCTCCATGAACATGAGCCTGCGGCCCGGGGGCTCAGGGGCTGTATCCTGCCAGCACCATAACCTGGGAGCTGGCCCCCACCAGGCCCCTTACAGCTCTCTGCTAGCTCTCGCTC from Physeter macrocephalus isolate SW-GA chromosome 11, ASM283717v5, whole genome shotgun sequence carries:
- the FBXO22 gene encoding F-box only protein 22 isoform X2; the protein is MVAEKLENVHILPRTVLYMADSETFISLEECRGHKRARKRTTMEAAFALEKLFPKQCHVLGIVTPGIVVTPMGSSSNRPQEIEIGESGFALLFPQIEGIKIKPFHFIKDPKKLTLERHQLTEVGLLDNPELRVVLVFGYNCCKVGASNYLQRVVSTFSDMNVILAGGQVDNLASLTSEKNPLDIDATGVVGLSFSGHRIQSATVLLNEDVNDEKTAEAAMQRLKAANIPEQNTIGFMFACVGRGFQYYRAKGNVEADAFRKFFPSVPLFGFFGNGEIGCDRIVTGNFILKKCNEVKDDDLFHSYTTIMALIHLGSSK